The following proteins come from a genomic window of Mycobacterium sp. DL:
- a CDS encoding DUF732 domain-containing protein, giving the protein MKSLVGVLSMGLLSAGVLVAAPTANADTVAYLVNVHVRPGYNFPNAEAAIGYGQTICDRVAAKMGYAELVDQVKADFRTTDYYQGGYLINQAVNELCPAQIWQLRQSAAGYKPF; this is encoded by the coding sequence ATGAAGTCGCTGGTAGGAGTGCTGTCCATGGGGTTGCTGTCGGCGGGTGTGCTGGTCGCGGCGCCCACGGCGAACGCCGACACCGTGGCCTATCTGGTCAACGTGCATGTCCGTCCCGGCTACAACTTTCCCAACGCCGAGGCCGCGATCGGCTACGGACAGACGATCTGCGACCGGGTGGCGGCGAAGATGGGTTACGCCGAACTGGTCGACCAGGTGAAGGCCGACTTCCGCACCACCGACTACTACCAGGGCGGCTACCTGATCAACCAGGCCGTCAACGAACTCTGCCCTGCGCAGATCTGGCAACTGCGGCAGTCGGCCGCCGGCTACAAACCCTTCTGA
- a CDS encoding lipoprotein LpqH, with product MNRGIVVAVGGAAIVIAGLSGCSSNEESSTSGETSSAAAAEGTSTVTIDGQDQEVAGTVVCSDMGGNTNIAIGDATTGIGVVVSTGDEPAVQSVGLGNVNGVTLGYQSGAGQGEATAEKDGSTYKISGTATGVDMANPMQPVNKPFEIEVTCP from the coding sequence GTGAACCGTGGAATCGTGGTCGCCGTGGGCGGCGCAGCGATCGTCATCGCCGGTCTGTCGGGCTGTTCCTCGAACGAAGAGTCCAGCACGTCGGGCGAGACCTCGTCGGCCGCCGCGGCGGAAGGCACCAGCACAGTGACGATCGACGGGCAGGACCAAGAGGTCGCAGGCACCGTCGTCTGCTCGGACATGGGCGGCAACACCAACATCGCGATCGGCGACGCCACCACAGGGATCGGCGTCGTCGTCAGCACCGGTGACGAGCCCGCGGTCCAGTCCGTCGGTCTCGGCAACGTCAACGGTGTGACGCTCGGCTACCAGAGCGGCGCCGGCCAGGGCGAAGCCACCGCCGAGAAGGACGGCAGCACGTACAAGATCTCCGGAACCGCAACAGGTGTGGACATGGCCAACCCGATGCAGCCGGTGAACAAGCCGTTCGAGATCGAGGTGACCTGCCCGTAG